The Oecophyllibacter saccharovorans sequence GACGGGGACGTGCTTCTGTTCCGTTTCAATGTCTGAAGCTGAAACGGCAATCTGAGCCTTGGAGGCCTGAGATTTGGAAGCGGTTCCTTCCCCAGGCGTGATTGAAACCGTTCCGTCCTCCTCTGCGCCCCTGCCGCGTTTCGGTGATGGCAGGCGCATGCGGATCGGGCTGCTGGGGGGCTCATTCAATCCGGCACATGCGGGCCATCAGCAGATCGCACGCGAGGCTCTTAAGCGGCTGGGGCTTGATCAGGTCTGGCTGCTTGTCTCTCCCGGCAATCCGCTCAAACCCGCCAAGGGAATGGCGCCTTTTGCGGAGCGGCTGGCCAGTGCGGAAAAAATCGCTGATGGGCGCCGAATCGTTGCCAGTGACCTGGAAGGGCGGTTGGGAGAGCGTTACACGGTGCGCACGGTTGCCGCGCTGAAACGCCTTTATCCGCGTGCTTCGTTCATCTGGCTGATGGGTGCAGACGGGTTGGCGCAGTTTCCACGCTGGAAAGAATGGCGGCAGCTGGCGCGACTCGTGCCAATTGCGGTTTTCCCCCGTCCGGGCAGCGTGATCCCGGCTTTGAAGGGACAGGCCGCTCAGGTCCTGCATGCGGGCAGATGCCCTGCGCGCCAGGGGCGTCTGTTGCCGGGCCAGGAAGGGTGGACCTTTCTGGAGATGCGTGAAAATCCACTTTCGGCCACGGCCCTGCGTCAGGCCGGGGCTTTTCCTGCCGCTCAGACGCTCGCCCCTTCAGATAAACCGGACTGAGCCGAACTCCCTTCCCCCTCCGGTATTTCCGAGGCGCTGAGACTGGTTTTCGGCAGAGGTGTTCCCATTTAGAGAAGATCTCACTTCCCTTCTGTCACTGCAGGGCGATGGGGCGTGCCGCCTTTCCTGAGCAGGCGTGACAAGGGTGAGGGAATGCAGACACCAGGACTACCAGGAAAGAGACAGATATTCATGAAGAACGGGATCGAGATCACCGGGACGCCGGCCGGCATGACGCGCGAGGAGGCATTGACCGGATTGCTGAAGATCATTGTGGAGAGCCTGGAAGAGGACAAGGCTGAAGACGTGGTGATCATGGATCTGAGCGGCCGTGCCAGCTTTACAGAGCGGATGGTGATCGCCACAGGCCTGTCAGAACGTCAGATGAGTGCCATGGCCCAGCATCTCGAGCGCAAACTCAAGGAAGCCGGCTATGGCTATGGGGAAACCGAAGGGGCGCAGGGTAGCGATTGGGTGCTGATGGATGCGGGCGATGTGGTCGTCAACCTCTTCATGCCTGAAAGCCGGGAACTCTATGCCCTTGAGCGCATGTGGGGCCATGAGTTCGACCAGGCTGATGAGGAGGTTGCAATCGGTTCTGCGCATACCAAGGGGCGGCGCAGGTCGTCCTGAGCTGTCGGTGCGAGTAACGCTACCGCTCTTTGGCACTGAGAAAAAAGGTTATGGGGCAGGATGAAGCTTATTGCGGTCGGTAAGATGAAGGCAGGGCCGGAACGCGAGCTGCTTGATCGCTACCGCCAACGCCTCCGTCCGTCCCTGGATATCGTGGAGGTGCCCCAGGCGCGCGGCAGCCCGGCAGAGCAGAAACGGCGTGAAGGAGACGCCTTGCTGAATGCCTGTGCCCCTAATGCCTTTGTGGTGGCGCTTGATGAGGGCGGGGTGCAGTTGAGCAGCCTGCAACTGGCAGAACGTTACCAGGAATGGCAGGCATCTGGCCGACCGTTGAACTTTCTAGTCGGAGGCGCGGAAGGGCTGGACAGCCCTGTCATCCAGCGCGCCGATGCGCGCCTGTCTCTGGGAAAGCAGACCTGGCCGCATATGCTGGTACGTGTTCTGCTGGCCGAGCAGCTGTTTCGTGCCCAGGCGATTGCCAGCGGTCATCCTTATCACCGCGCCGGGCGTCCGGACTGAGCCAGGTCAGCAGGATCTGCGCCCTTGGGCAGCATGGAAGTAAAGCAGCATGGATAAAATTTAGGCGCAAAAAAACAGGCCTGATTTCTCAGGCCTGTGGCAGAGGGTCTGTTTGAAATCGGTTTACCGCAGAGAACGGTTGGGAGCATCGTCGTCGAAGACTTCCATGCTCGGGGGGAGCGAAGCTGTCTGCATACCCTGCAGGCCACGTGCCAGAACAACCATGCGGTGCGCAGGCTGCGCGCCCGGAGTGCGGCTGTAGATGAAGCCATGAGTCGGGTAGATGCTGCCCAGACGCTCCGTGCGGTCACCCAGGGCCACCCGCACGGCGCTCCAATCGTTATTGGGGGAAACGTCCACCACTTTCACGTTGCGGCTGATTCCCGCGCTGGCCCAGTGAGAGTGGTCGACGAGAATGGTGCGGTTGTCCACAACACCGCTGACAAGCGAAACATGGCCGAGCGGCATCCGGCGCGTACCCCGGAAGGCCAGGACAGAGCCCACTTCAGGCTGTGCGCCGCGTGCAAAGCGCCCTGCAGCGCTGGGCCACCAGTCCCGGGCATTACCGCGGATGTTGAACGCGCTGTTCTGCTTCACAAAAGCGACGCATTGCAGAATGCCATAATGGCGGTGGATGCGCGTCCGGCCGAAGAAGCCATGACTGTGAAAGGAATGAACGCCCCGGAAATGACTGTTACGTGCCCCGTGATGGGCGCGGGCCTGAGCAGGGACCAGGCTCATGAAAGACAGGCTTACAACAGACAGGCAGAAAGCAGCGGAAAAGGCCATTCTGGACCACAGAGTTGTTTTTCCGCGCTTTGACATCAGGTTCACCCCTGTTTTTCTTGCCGGGCAGGCATGCTTGTTATTTATGTGTCATTTCTGGGTAGAGGGATTTGCCGCAGAGGGCAATAAGAAAAAAATTTAAATAGGTATTTATTCAGTACTTAAGCAGTGCTGATACCAATAATGAATGTCTTTCCGGTAGTTCTCGTTCCGTTTCGGAGCGGATGGGCAGCGCACAGAAGAACGTTTTTATTGCATATTTTACCCATAATTCGCTCCAAAGATTCAGGAGACCTACTTTAATTGTAATTTGTATGCATGTTTTTCTGACTTGCGGAGAAATATTGAAATAAAAATGACGAATTACCTGACAATTTCCGGACATATTTTAATAAATGGGAAATGCAGGATGAAATATCCTCTTTCTCTCAAGTTCTCCGCGTGCCTGCTGATAAAAGCATTTCATTTTCTTCCAATGCTGCAGGCCTGAAAGCGGAAAAAACTGAAGTGGAGAAAGAAAATCAATGGGAATTTCAGGCTGATCGGGCTCAGAATATCCCTCGGGGAACAGGGAACCCTGTCATTACTTCAGCCACGACAGATAAAATTCCGGTCGGAGCACGGACAGAACAGGCACTGAAAAAGCGGCAATTCTCTGCCGGGCTAGGCAGGAAGCGGTCAGCCGGGCTGTCGAACCCCAGGATACAAGGCCCGGAGCAGGAAGCGCTGGCGGGGGTGGAAAGGGGCAGGGTAGGGTGAGACAGTTGTATTTTTTCTGTCAGGAAAATTCTTTCATGGTTCCTCATTCTTCTTCCCCTGCCACTCCGGCAGGAATGGCCGCTGATACCGGTGCGGCTTCCTCCAAGTCCGATTCTCTGCCCCCGCTGCAGGCGCAGAGTGTGCCGGTGACGCCGTTGCGCCAGAACTGCACCATTCTCAGTGACGGGACAGGGCATGCGGTTGTGGTCGACCCGGGCGGGGACGTGGCTCACCTCCTGTCCCTCCTGCACGGCAGGGAAGTGGAAGCCATCCTGCTTACGCACGGTCATTTTGATCATGTGGGCGGGGCGACGGCACTGCAGCGCGCGCTTTCAGAACGCCAGGGCAGGCACGTGCCGATTCTCGGCCCCGATGAAGGAGATGATTTTCTGCTGGAAAGCGCCGCCCGGCAGGGCGCGTCTCTGGGGCTGGAAGGGATGGAGAATGTCAGGCCGGACCGCTACCTGCGCCACGGTGAAACACTGAACCTGATGGGCCATGAGATCGATGTCCTGCATGTGCCCGGTCATACTCCCGGTCATGTCGTGTTTCACGACCGCAGGGCCAAACGCGTCCTGACCGGCGATACCCTGTTCCGCGGAACGGTCGGGCGCACGGATCTGCCTTACGGCAACGGGGAGGAACTCCTGTCCCATATCCATCAACGGCTGTTCACCCTGCCTGAGGAGACGGTCGTTCTACCGGGCCATGGCCTGCCAAGCACGATCGGAGAAGAAAAACGCTACAATCCCTTCTTTCAGTAATCTCCTGCCTGTGACCGCTTTCACTGACTGCGCCCGTCGCGCTAAAGCGGTCACACCCTCCGAGATCCTGATCCTGCAGGGCCGCCTCACGCCTGTTTCCCACCTCCCGGAAAAGACAGCTCATGACCAGTACCCGTGCCCGTACCCGTACTATGGCACTTCATGCATCCGCTGCCAGATCAGCCTGCTTCCGTTCTGTTTGCAGGTGGGCAGCCCTGGGAGTTGGGCTGTGCGCTCTGGCCGTGGCGGTGGTAGTGCGCTCTGCACAGGCCCAGGAAACCCCGATCACGCAGGCGCAGCCCCCATTGCCGACAGCGTCGCTGAGCATCACGGGCCGGGACGGGACAGTGCATCACTTCACCGTCGAACTGGCGCGCACGGAGCGTGAGCAGGAAGTCGGTGAGATGTTCCGCACGCATCTCGCCCCTGATGCAGGCATGCTCTTCCTGTGGCCCACACCGCGTGAAAGCGACATGTGGATGCGCAACACGCTGATCCCGCTCGATATTGTCTTTATCAGCCAGGACCACCGCATCCATGCCATCTCCGAAGACGCCATTCCGCGCAGTGAAGCCATCCTGAGCAGTGAAGGGCCTGTCGGCAGCGTGCTGGAACTTCCTGGCGGGACGACAGCAAGGCTGGGTATTGTCGTGGGAGACCGGGTCAGCTCCCCCGCTTATGGGACTGCGGCTCATGACGGCAGGAGCGGTCCAGCCAAGGGGCCGGGAAAATGAGCAGGGGCTGAAATATTTCCCCAACAACAGGCTGCCCCAATAACAGGCTGAAGGATCATCATGACCGTTCTGGTCACCGGCGTGGCAGGGTTCATTGGTGCTGCTCTGGCGCGCGCTTTGCTGGCCGAAGGCGAGAACGTGATCGGCATCGATCGCCTTGGGGCCTATCCTGCCCTGGCGCGCGCCAGGCTGCAGCCTCTGCTGGCTGTTCCCGATTTTGCCTTTCACCAGTTTGATCTGGGCGGAACGCAGGAAGGTTATGGACAGGTCGAGCGCTTCATGAAGCGCCATCCGCACATTCGCGACGTGGTTCATCTGGCAGGGCGGGGGGGTGTGCGACAATCAGGCCGGATACCGGAAAGGTTTGTGCATGATAACATCGATGCTCATACGGCCCTCCTGCAGGCCTGCCGACACCTGCCGGCGCTGCGGCATGTGGTCTATGCGTCGTCGTCAGCGGTTTACGGTCATGGTGCCCGCCTGCCCTTCGCTGAAGCCGCGCCTTTGGGGCGCCCCGGCTCTTTTTATGCCGTGACGAAGCGTACCAATGAACTGGCGGCGGAAACCTTTGCGGGTCTTTATGGTCTGTCTCTGACGGGCCTGCGTTTTTTCACCGTTTACGGGCCCTGGGGGCGGCCAGACATGGCCTGCTGGAAATTCGCCTCAGCCCTCAGGCGCGGGGAGGAGGTGACCCTCTGGCAGGACCAGGACCTGGCCCGGGATTTCACTTTCATTGATGACGTGGTGCAGGGAATAACACGCCTGCTGCGTCAGCCATCAGTGCCGGGCCGGGCACGCGTGCTCAACCTGGGAAAGGGCAGAGCGGACCGTGTGGAAACCCTCGCAATGCAGCTGGCAGACTGCCTGCACAAACCCCTGCGCCTGCGCAGAGCTCCCCGACCGCCTGAAGATCTTTTGAAGACGGAAGCGGATCCTGCCAGCCTGGAAGCTGCCTGCGCCTGGAGGCCGACGACCCCGCTGGCTGAAGGGATAAGCCGCTTCTGCACCTGGTTTAACGGGGTGGAAGAGGCGGTTCTGCGTGTCTGGGAGCAGCCCTGAATGCTTTTTGTGCTCAAGGCTGTACTTTCGGGCGTACTGATAGCGCTGGTGGCAGGCGTTTCCCGGCGTTATCCCGGCGCAGGGGCTCTGATTGCCTCATTGCCGCTGATATCCGTGCTGGGCATGGTCTGGCTGTGGGTCGAAAAGCCGGACCGGCAACTGATGGAGACGCATGTCGGGGCAACCTTCTGGTACATCCTGCCTTCCCTGCCGATGTTTCTGCTGATTCCTCTCTGTCTGCGCCATGGCATGAATTTCTGGCTGGCCCTGGCCTGTGGCTGCCTGCTGACTGTGGTTCTGTATGTTCTTCTGGCCACTCTTGGTGCGCGTTGGGGGTTGAAGCGCTGATTAGGCATGTCTCCTCACTGGTGCAAGTTCATGCATTCCGTTAGGGTAACGTTCTGATTTCAGGAGAAAATGATGGTTGATGCCGATCCCGCCTGTCCGAAATGCCACTGTGCACATGCTTATCCTGACGGCGCCCATGGAGGCAGCCTGTGGGTCTGTCCGGAATGCGGCCATGAGTGGAATCCCGCTCTGGAGACGACTGACGCACAGGAGAATGGGGAAGGCGGCGTGCGGGATGCGGTCGGCAATCTGCTGGCAGATGGCGACAGTGTCACGGTGATCAAGGATCTCAAGATCAAGGGGAGTTCCCAGACCCTGAAGGCCGGAACGAAGGTCAAGAATATCCGGTTGAGCGATGGCGGCGGCGGTCATGACATCGCCTGCAAGATCCCCGGTGTCGGTGCCATGGACCTGAAATCGGAATTCGTCAGAAAGGCCTGATCCCGGCCCTGCGTTTCATCGGCGAGAGGAGAATCCATACTCATGGATCCAGTCATGCAGGCGGTCATCGGCTTTGCGACCGCATGGGCCATCCTTATCCTCGCCCCTGGCCTGGATTTTATTTTCGTCCTGCGTACGTCATTGGGAGACGGGAAAAAGGCAGGCGTTGGGGCCGCGCTCGGCGTGGCACTCAGCATCGGCCTGTGGGGTGTGGCAGCGGCGTTCGGTCTGGCCAAGATCGTGGCCGTATCGCACCTGGCCTTCGAAATCCTGAAATGGGGCGGCGCGCTGTACCTGGCTTATCTCGGGGGCATGCTGCTTTTCAGGCCCCGTAATGTTCTGGTTGAAGATGAGACCAAGGTCTCTCAGGAGCTGACGCGGGATCGGGCGTTGCCCTCCTCATTCTGGCTCTGGTTCCGGCGCGGCGCGGTGGTCAGCCTGCTCAACCCGCAGCTGGGCATTTTCGACCTGTCGGCCTATGCGCATGTGATGCCGCCGGACCTGGCCAATCCCGTCGCTTTCTGCCTGATGCTCACCGTGCTTCAGGTCGTGATCGTTCTGCCTTACCACCTGTTCGTAGCCCTGGTGGCCAATAAGGCAGCCGTGCTGCTCAACACGCCCTGGTTCGTCAATCTGCTGGACCGCCTTACCGGGTTGGTGTTCCTGTGGTTTGCCTACCAGCTCCTGCAGGCCCATCCGCCTGTCTGAGCCGGTCTGTTATATGGGTATCCTGCCGACTGATAACTGACTGACAGAAAAGCCGGTCTCTCTACAAAAGAGAGACCGGCTTTTCAATTATCCCTGCGTGAGCCGGTTTTTCAGGTCCTGATATCAGCTGGCCAGAGAGATGGTGGTGGAAATGTTGCCTTTGGTAGCATGGGCGTAGGGGCAGACGATTTCAGTCTTTTTCAGCAGATCCCGGGCTTCTTCAGCCGGCATGCCCGGCAGGGAGACAGAAAGGCTGACTTCAAGGCCGAATCCTCCTTCAGAGCGTGGTCCGATCCCCACTGTCGCCTCCACGGAGGTATCGGCGGGCAGAGTGATTTTCTCATGCTGGGCCACGAATTTCATGGCGCCAAGAAAACAGGCAGCGTAACCGGCAGCGAAAAGCTGCTCGGGATTGTTGCCCTCGTCGTTGCCGCCGAGCTCTTTGGGCGTTCCCAGCTTGACCTTGAAACGTCCGTCCAGGGTTTCAGCGACACCGTCACGTCCGCCGGTGGCACGTGCGGTGGTTTTATAGACGACTTGAATGGACATGGAGTGAATCTCCTGAAGGATTGGGGGTCTGAAACCCAGTAACAACCGGCTTGGGATCGTGCCGGAGGTGATAGGCTGCTGGAGATGAGCCTAGCGGGTAAACCCGTAAATGTCCCCCATGTTTTCAAGCCCTTCTTTCGTGTGCTTCTCTGCCTCCAACGAGACTATTCCAGGGGTAGGGCGGCCAGCAGTTCCACCCCTTCCGCATTGGCCAGAACGGCGGATTTCTCTTTGGGAGTCAGGCGTTCCAGAGCGACCTTGAGCGATGTGCTTTCGCGCACTTTCAGCAGTCCGACCAGCAGGGCCACGTCAATCGGATCGCCCGGCTCGCGCGGCGGGGGCAGGGCGTCCTCATGGGCGCGGCGGAGGGTGGCATTCTCCCGCAGCGCCAGGCTTGCCTCGAGAGCCGGGTCATGGTCGACATGCCCTTCCTCTTCCTCGGCCATTTTAATGATGCGCGGCGGGTGTGTTTCTTCGGGAATCAGCAGCAGTCCTGCCTTGCGCAGATCCTGTCCCATCGCGGTGCTGCCAGTGAAGGCCACCAGGGGAATGGCCAGAACAAGGCCGATCAGCACAGGCAGCATCCACAGGAACAACGGCAGCGATACCGACCAGGCCGCCACGCTCAACGCCACGCCCAGGGCGCTGTAGATCCAGTAACGGTGCATCACTTCCTTGATCGAGACGCGCCCGTCATCGCGGTTCTGCGCTTTCCAGCCTGAATCGCGCCCCATGAGAATGGAGAGGATGCCCGATGTCTGGATCATCATGGCGATGGGCGCGATGAGACCGCCGATAAGCGTTTCAATCAGCACCGAAAGCGCCAACCGCCCGGCCCCTCCCGAGCCTTCGCGGGTGTGGCGGTCGAAACAGGCGGCGATATAGGCCAGCGCTTTGGGCGCCAGCAGGATCACCATCGTTCCGATAAACAGGTCCCGCGCCTGGATCGGGTCCACATGGGGCCAGTGGGGGAAGAGCATGCGTTTCGTGCCGAAATATTCCGGATGCGACAGCCCCGCCTGCAGGGAGATGAGAATACCGCAGAGCAGAAACAGCAGCCACAGAGGCGACATGACGTAAGAGCCGATGCCCACCAGCATGTGGGAGCGGCTGATCCAGTGCAGGCCTTTGGTGGCCAGCAGGCGCCCGTGCTGCAGGTTTCCCTGGCACCAGCGACGGTCACGGATGGCGATGTCGGTGAGGGAGGGCGGGCTTTCTTCGTAGGAGCCGAACAGGCCAGGCACCATGTGAATGGCCCAGCCGCCGCGGCGCATCAGGGCGGCTTCCACGAAGTCATGGCTGAGAATGTGACCGCCGAAGGGGGGCTTGCCTGACAGATGCGGCAGCCCGGCCTGTTCGGCAAACGCACGGGTGCGGATCACGGCGTTGTGGCCCCAGTAATTGCCCTCCGAGCCATGCCACCAGGCGATGCCATGAGCGATCATAGGGCCGTAGATCCGCCCGGCGAACTGCTGCAGGCGGGCAAAAAGGGTGCGGCCTTCCACGATGACGGGCAGGCTCTGGATCAGCCCCACCTGGGGGTGTTTCTCCATCGCGCCGACCAGGCGCACGATCAGCCCGCCATCCATCAGGCTGTCGGCATCCAGGGTGAGCATGGTTTCATAAGCGCTGCCGAACTGGCGCACCCATTCGCCGATATTGCCGGCCTTGCGGTCGGTATTCTTCAATCGGTGGCGGTAATAGACATTCTGCGCCCAGGGTTCTCTGCACAGGTCGAGATAGGCTTTCTCTTCCTGGACCCAGAGGTCGGGATTGGTCGTGTCAGAGAGGATGAAGACGTCGAAAGCGCCCAGCTGACCGGTTGCTTCCAGACTGCGCAGCATGGCACGCAGATTGGCCATGATCTTGTCGGGCGGCTCATTATAGGTCGGCAGCAGGATGGCCGTGCGTTTTTCAAGCACAGGCAGGGGACCGTGGCGGTGAATGCCCAGCCCCAGCCCTCCGCGGCGGAGCAGGGAGACAAAACCTGCCAGTGCAGAGGTGAAGGACAGCGAGATCCAGAAACTCAGTATGGCGAACAGAATGAGGATGATCACCCCCAGGGTGCTCATGCCGAAAGAGTTGAAGACCCTGTTGAGCTTGTCGACGCTGAAAAGCGTCAGCGCCAGCGCACCGCCGAACACGAAAAGCCGCCGTGCCCACAGCCAGGCCGGGCGGGTTGGCAGCCTGCGGGGGTGGCGTCCGTGCAGATCCGGAGCGGCGTCCAGATTCTGCACCGGCATGGCCAGCGGCGCGTCAGGCGGCAGATAAGCGCGTGCACCAGGTGACGGAGAAGCGGGGGCGGGATGAGCAGTCGGATCGGTCATCAGGGCGTCCAGCGATAGAGCCAGGTTTCGGAAATCGGCCCCTTATCCGTTGCCAGCTGCGCCTGCATCTCGCAGAGCTTTGCGTCACCGGGGGCCAGTTGGAACATGGCGCGCATGCCGTGAATGTGCGGATTGGGCAGCAGAGTGATTTTACGGATCTCACCCGGGGTGGTGTGAATGATCAGATGATAGGGCGTGTTCGGCGGAAGGGTCCTGAAGGGCGCTCCCGTGAAATCGATGACGAATTGCCGGAGTTCCGGGTGATCCACCACATTGCCGACGCGTGTTGCCGCAACCCGGGCCAGATGCGTGGGCCAGGGCGTGTCCCAGCCCCAATACATGCGGTAGGTATAGCTGTAGGCCTGGTTCGCCTTGAGCGTCTCTTTGGGGCGCCAGAACGCAACGATGTTGTCGTTGACCTCGCTTGGAGTGGGGATCTCCACCAGATTGACGGTTCCGTCCCCCCAGTTGCCCACCGGCTCGATCCAGAGGGAAGGCCGTTTTTCGTATTTGAGAACGAGGTCTTCATAGTCATGAAAAGCCCGGCGGCGCTGCATGAGGCCGAAGCCGTAAGGGCCGGAATCGACAAAAGCACCCAGCTGCAGGTCGGTCGGATTGGTAAGCGGGCGGTAAAGCTGCTGCCCGGCACCCGTCCACATCTGCAGGGCTTCGCTGTCATGGGCCGCAGGGCGCCAGTCATCGACGTGGTCGTGATCGTTGAAATCGAAGAAATACATGCCGGTCAGGGGCGCGATCCCTGCGCCTGCAATATCAACGCGCGGATAGAACACGGACTGCACGTCGAAAAGAGTGGTGTCGCCCGGACGGATGGTGAAGCGGAACGCGCCGGTCAGTGACGGGCTGTCAAGAAGGCCGTACATGACGAGGGCATGGCTGTCAGCTGCCGGCTTTTCCAGCCAGAAGGCGCGGAAAAGCGGAAACTCCTCGCCCTTGAGGGTGCCTGTGTCCTTGGCGAAGCCACGTGCCGAAAGCCCGTAGACCTGGCCGCGTGCAGTAGCGCGGAAATAGGAGGCGCCCAGGAAGACCGCGCATTCCTGCAGATGGCCCGGATCAAAGGCATAGCGCAGCCGAAGCCCTGAAAACCCGATATCCTTGTCCACTTTCAACTTGGGGTTGCGGTACTGAAACAGGTCAGGACTGTAAGGGATCAGGGTGGCCCTGCCGTCCTGCACCTCGTACATGTTCACGCGCGGCTTGTAGAGATAACCGCGCGGAAAGAATTCGACATCGAAGTTCAGATGGTCGCCGGCCCACAATGCCTTGGCGGGATCGTAAATAATGGAATTGAACTGGTCGAAGGACATGTCGGCCAGAACGGCGGGCAGTCCGTGTGGCGGGGCCTTGTAGGGTCGGCGTGAAAGCGCGCGCGCCAGTTCCGACACGGTTGTACTGTCGAAAGGGGTGCTGGCAGGGTCCGGCTGGCTATCGGTCTCCGGTTCTTCCTGAGCGGGAGCTTGTGACGACGGCTGTGGCTCGCCTGCTCGTGCCTGGCGGGAAGCCAGGCCCAGAACCGACAGGCTCAGGCCCGTGCCCATGCTCGCCCTGACCAGATCGCGACGCCGAATGTCCATGTTTGTGCCTGCCGTTCCTGTCTTGGTTGGTCCTGCTTGACCGATCTTGCCGCACGATTGCCTGTCCGGGTGAAGGAGACCGGAATCGGGCTGTTCGCACGGGGAAGAGAGCAAGCAGAGGTATTCCTAACCTGCCTTCATGCCCCGCTGAAGTGGCGACTTAGTGGCAGGGGTCTCCATAATGCGGATAAATCGGGCAGCCTGAATCCCTGCTCAAGCACCGGGCAGAGGTCACAGGGCCCTGGTAGGGGGACTCCTCCGGCTCAGAGCTTCCGCGAAGACCTGCACTGTGCGGGGGGTGATCGAATCCAGATCAGGCAGGGTAAAAAGGCAGGGTGCCGCCAGCTGTTGGCTGAAGGTCTCGACAAGATGCCGGTTTTCCTTCTGGGCCGGGCTGTTGGCGCTGTACACGATCCCTTTGAGCGGGAGGCCCCGGTGATGCAGGGCTTCCAGACTTAGAAGCGTGTGGTTGAGCGTGCCCAGCCCGCCGCGTGCAACCAGCACGACCGGCAGCTTGAGATGGGCGATGAGATCGATCATCAGGCAGCCCGGAGCGATGGGGACCATCAGGCCGCCAGCGCCTTCCACCACCAGGGGTTGGCGCGCCCGGGGGAGCTCCAGCGCGAGGGGGTGGAGAGTCCTGTTTTCCCGCTGTGCGGCTGCCAGGGGAGAGAGTGGGGCCTGCAGCAGGGCCGCGGGGGGAAGAATGTCCTCCTCCGCACAGCCTGACAGCACTT is a genomic window containing:
- a CDS encoding nicotinate-nucleotide adenylyltransferase — protein: MRIGLLGGSFNPAHAGHQQIAREALKRLGLDQVWLLVSPGNPLKPAKGMAPFAERLASAEKIADGRRIVASDLEGRLGERYTVRTVAALKRLYPRASFIWLMGADGLAQFPRWKEWRQLARLVPIAVFPRPGSVIPALKGQAAQVLHAGRCPARQGRLLPGQEGWTFLEMRENPLSATALRQAGAFPAAQTLAPSDKPD
- the rsfS gene encoding ribosome silencing factor, with amino-acid sequence MKNGIEITGTPAGMTREEALTGLLKIIVESLEEDKAEDVVIMDLSGRASFTERMVIATGLSERQMSAMAQHLERKLKEAGYGYGETEGAQGSDWVLMDAGDVVVNLFMPESRELYALERMWGHEFDQADEEVAIGSAHTKGRRRSS
- a CDS encoding 23S rRNA (pseudouridine(1915)-N(3))-methyltransferase RlmH, with the translated sequence MKLIAVGKMKAGPERELLDRYRQRLRPSLDIVEVPQARGSPAEQKRREGDALLNACAPNAFVVALDEGGVQLSSLQLAERYQEWQASGRPLNFLVGGAEGLDSPVIQRADARLSLGKQTWPHMLVRVLLAEQLFRAQAIASGHPYHRAGRPD
- a CDS encoding CHAP domain-containing protein — protein: MSLVPAQARAHHGARNSHFRGVHSFHSHGFFGRTRIHRHYGILQCVAFVKQNSAFNIRGNARDWWPSAAGRFARGAQPEVGSVLAFRGTRRMPLGHVSLVSGVVDNRTILVDHSHWASAGISRNVKVVDVSPNNDWSAVRVALGDRTERLGSIYPTHGFIYSRTPGAQPAHRMVVLARGLQGMQTASLPPSMEVFDDDAPNRSLR
- a CDS encoding MBL fold metallo-hydrolase, with translation MAADTGAASSKSDSLPPLQAQSVPVTPLRQNCTILSDGTGHAVVVDPGGDVAHLLSLLHGREVEAILLTHGHFDHVGGATALQRALSERQGRHVPILGPDEGDDFLLESAARQGASLGLEGMENVRPDRYLRHGETLNLMGHEIDVLHVPGHTPGHVVFHDRRAKRVLTGDTLFRGTVGRTDLPYGNGEELLSHIHQRLFTLPEETVVLPGHGLPSTIGEEKRYNPFFQ
- a CDS encoding DUF192 domain-containing protein, which codes for MRSAQAQETPITQAQPPLPTASLSITGRDGTVHHFTVELARTEREQEVGEMFRTHLAPDAGMLFLWPTPRESDMWMRNTLIPLDIVFISQDHRIHAISEDAIPRSEAILSSEGPVGSVLELPGGTTARLGIVVGDRVSSPAYGTAAHDGRSGPAKGPGK
- a CDS encoding NAD-dependent epimerase/dehydratase family protein, with translation MTVLVTGVAGFIGAALARALLAEGENVIGIDRLGAYPALARARLQPLLAVPDFAFHQFDLGGTQEGYGQVERFMKRHPHIRDVVHLAGRGGVRQSGRIPERFVHDNIDAHTALLQACRHLPALRHVVYASSSAVYGHGARLPFAEAAPLGRPGSFYAVTKRTNELAAETFAGLYGLSLTGLRFFTVYGPWGRPDMACWKFASALRRGEEVTLWQDQDLARDFTFIDDVVQGITRLLRQPSVPGRARVLNLGKGRADRVETLAMQLADCLHKPLRLRRAPRPPEDLLKTEADPASLEAACAWRPTTPLAEGISRFCTWFNGVEEAVLRVWEQP
- a CDS encoding DUF3147 family protein; this encodes MLFVLKAVLSGVLIALVAGVSRRYPGAGALIASLPLISVLGMVWLWVEKPDRQLMETHVGATFWYILPSLPMFLLIPLCLRHGMNFWLALACGCLLTVVLYVLLATLGARWGLKR
- a CDS encoding zinc ribbon domain-containing protein YjdM, coding for MMVDADPACPKCHCAHAYPDGAHGGSLWVCPECGHEWNPALETTDAQENGEGGVRDAVGNLLADGDSVTVIKDLKIKGSSQTLKAGTKVKNIRLSDGGGGHDIACKIPGVGAMDLKSEFVRKA
- a CDS encoding LysE family translocator, whose product is MDPVMQAVIGFATAWAILILAPGLDFIFVLRTSLGDGKKAGVGAALGVALSIGLWGVAAAFGLAKIVAVSHLAFEILKWGGALYLAYLGGMLLFRPRNVLVEDETKVSQELTRDRALPSSFWLWFRRGAVVSLLNPQLGIFDLSAYAHVMPPDLANPVAFCLMLTVLQVVIVLPYHLFVALVANKAAVLLNTPWFVNLLDRLTGLVFLWFAYQLLQAHPPV
- a CDS encoding organic hydroperoxide resistance protein, whose amino-acid sequence is MSIQVVYKTTARATGGRDGVAETLDGRFKVKLGTPKELGGNDEGNNPEQLFAAGYAACFLGAMKFVAQHEKITLPADTSVEATVGIGPRSEGGFGLEVSLSVSLPGMPAEEARDLLKKTEIVCPYAHATKGNISTTISLAS